The Roseateles sp. XES5 genome window below encodes:
- a CDS encoding branched-chain amino acid ABC transporter permease has product MDSLLVQYLLNWMVLGSIYTLVAIGFSLLFGLLNVIHFSHGDVSMVAPFVALGALQVLLGALSGPGAMAVALGLAIAATGLVGIGADRLVIRRFRRSPAMMALVATVALGTVVRELIRAIYPQGSNPKAFPAIVEGSLSLGTAQLPLQPVLIIVTSVTVVVLMYYLLQKTPIGTRIRAVAEDRETARLMGIFPERVFAFTFFLASAVGALGALFFASHAGVVRFDFGVQLGLIGFSAAVIGGLGSMSGAILGSLAIAGIEALVQANMTDGASYRLVFVFLLVILMLCVRPSGLLGKAVVEKV; this is encoded by the coding sequence ATGGATAGCCTTCTCGTCCAGTACCTCCTGAATTGGATGGTTCTGGGCAGCATATACACTTTGGTCGCGATCGGCTTCAGCCTGCTCTTCGGCCTGCTCAACGTCATCCACTTCTCCCATGGCGATGTCTCCATGGTTGCGCCCTTCGTGGCGCTGGGCGCGCTCCAGGTGCTGCTCGGCGCACTCAGCGGCCCCGGTGCCATGGCGGTGGCGCTGGGGCTTGCCATTGCCGCGACCGGTCTCGTCGGCATCGGTGCGGACAGGCTGGTGATCCGCCGCTTCCGCCGCTCGCCGGCCATGATGGCGCTGGTGGCGACCGTTGCGCTCGGCACGGTGGTGCGCGAGCTGATCCGGGCGATCTATCCGCAAGGGTCGAACCCGAAGGCGTTTCCGGCGATCGTCGAGGGCAGCCTGTCCCTGGGGACGGCGCAGCTTCCCCTTCAGCCCGTCCTCATCATCGTCACCTCGGTCACCGTCGTGGTGCTGATGTATTACCTGCTGCAGAAAACCCCGATCGGCACGCGCATCCGCGCCGTCGCGGAAGACCGTGAGACGGCGCGGCTGATGGGCATTTTCCCCGAGCGCGTCTTCGCCTTCACCTTCTTCCTCGCCTCCGCGGTTGGCGCGCTCGGTGCGCTGTTCTTTGCCAGCCATGCCGGCGTGGTCCGCTTCGATTTCGGCGTGCAGCTCGGTCTCATCGGCTTTTCCGCGGCCGTCATCGGCGGGCTCGGCTCGATGAGCGGGGCGATCCTGGGTTCGCTTGCCATTGCCGGTATCGAGGCCCTCGTGCAGGCGAACATGACCGACGGTGCATCCTACCGCCTCGTCTTCGTCTTTCTGCTGGTCATCCTGATGCTGTGCGTGCGCCCTTCCGGGCTGCTCGGCAAAGCCGTCGTCGAAAAGGTCTAG
- a CDS encoding branched-chain amino acid ABC transporter substrate-binding protein, protein MTYMTISRRAALAGLLLSTLAFVAPAHADKTKVKLGFLGPLSGGNAQQGLGAKNGFLLAIEQANAKADGKYEFEGVVLDDASDPQTGVSAAMKLVNDPEVVAATGHWNSPVALATMPVFARFQTPLVIWGAISPAITQQNLPEVTRVTPTLLTENKPLSEWAVKTLGAKRIAIIADTSDFGKANADAVSAFVPEAGGEIVSTDLLPVGSTDFRTVLTALKSKNVDAIYFGGVITEAGILAKQMKEVGLDKPMLGTSGMYDPEFIAVAGDAAGAAIVSYPAAAVTDTLKKLDADYAARGFAEASSPYTKYAFDAANVLIQAIEEVGKDDKPALSAAIRKIKHEGATGTITFDENGQTQTPVAIELKTVRDGAWTDYKAN, encoded by the coding sequence ATGACATATATGACGATCAGCCGCCGTGCAGCGCTTGCGGGGCTTCTGCTTTCCACGCTCGCCTTCGTGGCACCGGCCCATGCCGACAAGACGAAGGTGAAGCTCGGCTTCCTCGGTCCGCTGTCGGGCGGCAACGCGCAGCAGGGCCTCGGCGCGAAGAACGGCTTCCTTCTCGCCATCGAACAGGCCAATGCCAAGGCGGACGGCAAGTACGAATTCGAGGGCGTTGTGCTGGATGACGCGTCCGACCCGCAGACCGGCGTTTCGGCCGCGATGAAGCTCGTGAACGACCCTGAGGTGGTGGCCGCGACGGGCCACTGGAATTCGCCGGTGGCGCTCGCCACCATGCCGGTCTTCGCCCGCTTCCAGACGCCGCTCGTGATCTGGGGCGCGATCTCGCCGGCCATCACCCAGCAGAACCTGCCGGAAGTGACCCGCGTCACCCCGACCCTGCTCACCGAGAACAAGCCGCTCTCCGAATGGGCGGTCAAGACGCTCGGCGCCAAGCGCATCGCGATCATCGCCGACACCTCCGACTTCGGCAAGGCGAATGCCGATGCCGTCAGCGCCTTCGTGCCGGAAGCAGGCGGCGAGATCGTCTCGACGGACCTGCTGCCGGTCGGCTCGACGGATTTCCGCACCGTGCTCACGGCGCTGAAATCCAAGAATGTCGACGCGATCTATTTCGGCGGCGTGATCACGGAAGCCGGTATCCTGGCCAAGCAGATGAAGGAAGTCGGTCTCGACAAGCCGATGCTCGGCACGTCGGGCATGTATGACCCGGAATTCATCGCCGTCGCCGGTGACGCCGCCGGCGCCGCCATCGTCTCCTATCCCGCCGCCGCCGTCACCGACACGCTGAAGAAGCTCGACGCCGATTACGCGGCGCGCGGCTTTGCCGAGGCATCCAGCCCCTACACCAAATACGCCTTCGACGCGGCGAATGTCCTGATCCAGGCGATCGAGGAAGTCGGCAAGGACGACAAGCCGGCGCTGTCGGCGGCCATCCGCAAGATCAAGCACGAGGGCGCAACCGGCACGATCACCTTCGACGAAAACGGCCAGACCCAGACGCCTGTCGCCATCGAACTCAAGACCGTGCGCGATGGGGCATGGACCGACTACAAGGCGAACTGA
- a CDS encoding RidA family protein, translated as MPVHTRIRPFNTKETYPEQKLNNDLCQAVVARGAAVFVRGQIAQDLDTRESLHIGDAGAQARKAMENIKMLLEEAGSDLSHICRVVVYLIDIRYREAVYTEMGKYLQGVFPVSTGLVVSALARPEWLVEIEATAVIPDEA; from the coding sequence ATGCCCGTGCACACCCGTATCCGCCCCTTCAACACGAAGGAAACCTATCCCGAGCAAAAGCTGAACAACGACCTCTGCCAGGCGGTGGTGGCGCGCGGGGCGGCGGTCTTCGTGCGCGGGCAGATCGCACAGGACCTCGACACGCGCGAAAGCCTGCATATCGGCGATGCCGGCGCACAGGCCCGCAAGGCGATGGAAAACATCAAGATGCTGCTGGAGGAGGCCGGCTCCGACCTCAGCCATATCTGCCGCGTCGTCGTCTATCTCATCGACATCCGCTACCGCGAGGCCGTCTATACCGAGATGGGCAAATATCTGCAGGGCGTCTTCCCTGTTTCGACCGGCCTCGTCGTCTCGGCGCTCGCCCGCCCGGAATGGTTGGTCGAGATCGAAGCCACCGCCGTCATTCCCGACGAAGCCTGA
- a CDS encoding DUF1028 domain-containing protein, with product MTFSVSGRCPDTGMFGVAVSSSSPSVAARCAHARAGVGAVSTQNVTDPRLGPKGLDLMAGGLSAEAALERLVAEAPHVEYRQIALVDAAGRSAAYSGAKTLGTHATACGENVVAAGNMLTSTAIPQEMVDAFAAAKGKHLGDRLIAAMRAALAAGGEEGPVHSMGLIMVDKVSWNVADLRIDWTDGDPVEECAALWERWRGEMDAYVTRALNPSGAPSYGVPGDL from the coding sequence ATGACCTTTTCCGTCTCCGGTCGCTGCCCCGATACCGGCATGTTCGGCGTCGCCGTCTCCTCCTCCTCGCCGAGCGTGGCGGCGCGCTGCGCCCATGCGCGCGCCGGCGTCGGCGCGGTGTCGACGCAGAACGTCACCGATCCGCGCCTCGGCCCGAAGGGGCTGGACCTGATGGCGGGCGGCCTTTCGGCGGAGGCGGCGCTGGAGCGGCTTGTTGCCGAGGCCCCGCATGTCGAATATCGCCAGATCGCCCTCGTCGACGCGGCGGGCCGCTCGGCCGCCTACTCGGGAGCCAAGACGCTCGGCACCCATGCGACGGCGTGCGGCGAGAACGTGGTGGCGGCCGGCAACATGCTGACGAGCACCGCAATCCCGCAAGAGATGGTGGACGCCTTCGCGGCGGCGAAAGGCAAGCACCTCGGCGACCGGCTGATCGCCGCCATGCGGGCCGCGCTCGCCGCCGGCGGAGAGGAAGGCCCGGTTCATTCCATGGGTCTCATCATGGTCGACAAGGTCTCCTGGAACGTCGCGGACCTGCGCATCGACTGGACGGACGGCGACCCGGTCGAGGAATGCGCAGCCCTCTGGGAGCGCTGGCGCGGCGAGATGGACGCCTATGTCACCCGCGCGCTCAACCCTTCGGGCGCACCGAGCTACGGCGTGCCGGGGGATTTGTGA
- the argE gene encoding acetylornithine deacetylase: MAPSTPDILARLVAEPTLSRTSNLTLLDDVESLLRPVGARIERFAHADGSRANLFATIGPDGPGGVVLSGHTDVVPVEGQAWSRDPFTLAEHDGRFYGRGTADMKGFVAASLRAALLAAGRPLLRPLHLAFSYDEEIGCIGVRGMIEALATRTERPALCIVGEPTEMRIATGHKGKRALRACCHGQEGHSALAPNALNALHLGAAFIQSLQARQEALADHGARDADYDIPYSTIHAGMMRGGTALNIVPNRCEIDFEIRNIAEDDPADILAGIAADAEAIAAPYRNRFPMACIEIEEVSGYPGLATRPDAAVVRLLARLLDDDTTLKVAFGTEGGLFDEALGLSTAVCGPGSMEQGHKPDEFVSRSQLDRCDAMLARLIAELETTG; encoded by the coding sequence ATGGCCCCCTCAACCCCAGATATCCTCGCCCGCCTCGTCGCAGAGCCGACCCTGTCGCGCACCTCCAACCTCACGTTGCTCGACGACGTGGAAAGCCTGCTGCGCCCGGTCGGCGCGCGGATCGAACGCTTTGCCCATGCGGACGGTAGCCGGGCCAATCTCTTTGCGACCATCGGGCCGGACGGCCCCGGCGGGGTGGTGTTGTCGGGCCATACGGATGTCGTTCCGGTCGAAGGGCAGGCCTGGAGCCGCGATCCCTTTACGCTTGCCGAGCACGACGGCCGGTTCTACGGCCGCGGCACGGCGGACATGAAGGGCTTCGTCGCAGCGAGCCTGCGCGCGGCGCTTCTGGCCGCCGGCCGCCCGCTGCTCCGGCCGCTGCATCTCGCCTTTTCCTATGACGAGGAGATCGGCTGCATCGGCGTGCGTGGCATGATCGAGGCGCTGGCCACGCGCACCGAGCGGCCGGCGCTCTGCATTGTCGGCGAACCGACCGAAATGCGCATCGCCACCGGCCACAAGGGCAAACGGGCGCTGCGCGCCTGCTGCCACGGCCAGGAAGGCCATTCCGCCCTCGCCCCGAACGCCCTCAACGCGCTGCATCTCGGCGCCGCCTTCATCCAGTCCCTCCAGGCCCGGCAGGAAGCGCTCGCCGACCACGGCGCGCGCGATGCCGACTACGACATTCCCTATTCCACCATTCATGCCGGCATGATGCGCGGCGGCACCGCGCTCAACATCGTGCCGAACCGCTGCGAGATCGATTTCGAAATCCGCAATATCGCCGAGGACGATCCGGCCGATATCCTCGCCGGCATCGCCGCCGACGCCGAAGCCATCGCCGCCCCCTATCGCAACCGCTTCCCGATGGCCTGCATCGAGATCGAGGAGGTCTCCGGCTATCCGGGCCTGGCCACCCGTCCGGATGCCGCGGTCGTGCGCCTGCTCGCGCGACTTCTCGATGACGACACCACGCTGAAGGTTGCCTTCGGCACCGAAGGCGGTCTGTTCGATGAAGCCCTCGGACTTTCCACCGCAGTCTGCGGCCCCGGCTCGATGGAACAGGGGCACAAGCCGGACGAATTCGTCAGTCGGAGCCAGCTGGATCGCTGCGATGCCATGCTGGCCCGTCTCATCGCGGAGCTGGAAACGACCGGATAG
- a CDS encoding LysR family transcriptional regulator, with product MRALQIFECVSRHNSVAEAAKELKISPSAISHQLKKLSEQVGENLFDRSGRRMVLSASGTRLASSLTLAFDQIDESVNTCIGTENETLRIAMCSTFGAGWFIRRLGTFLDKNPEVSIQTIMYSDDPVRVAAASDGFITIFPPDAGYWSLNLFDEMLTAVASPDYIQDRPLSATSFITTHLDRTTLAADWRDYFKHASIDMDLKREQIVQVSHEIFALEAAKQGIGVALLPTFLASEALAGGMVVAWHEATMPSGRSYSFCTKSARRFTRSLDKLTKWLYAEKRQGLASNDSAFG from the coding sequence TTGCGCGCTCTTCAAATCTTTGAATGTGTTTCCAGGCACAATTCCGTTGCTGAAGCAGCCAAGGAACTGAAGATCAGCCCAAGTGCGATCAGTCATCAGCTCAAGAAACTCAGCGAGCAGGTCGGGGAAAATCTTTTCGACCGCTCCGGGCGGCGGATGGTGCTATCGGCCAGCGGCACGCGGCTGGCGAGTTCACTGACGCTGGCCTTCGACCAGATCGACGAATCCGTGAACACCTGCATCGGCACGGAGAACGAGACGTTGCGTATCGCCATGTGCAGCACGTTCGGGGCCGGATGGTTCATCAGGCGCCTCGGCACCTTTCTGGACAAGAACCCCGAAGTCAGCATTCAGACCATCATGTACAGCGACGATCCGGTGCGCGTTGCCGCGGCCTCCGACGGCTTCATCACCATCTTCCCTCCGGATGCCGGATACTGGTCGCTCAATCTGTTCGACGAGATGCTGACGGCCGTCGCCAGCCCGGACTATATTCAGGACCGGCCGCTTTCCGCGACGAGCTTCATCACGACCCATCTCGATCGCACGACGCTTGCGGCGGACTGGCGCGACTACTTCAAGCACGCGAGCATCGACATGGACCTCAAGCGGGAGCAGATCGTGCAGGTCAGCCACGAGATTTTCGCGCTGGAAGCCGCCAAGCAAGGCATCGGCGTGGCACTGTTGCCGACATTCCTCGCATCCGAGGCGCTGGCGGGCGGCATGGTCGTTGCGTGGCATGAGGCGACCATGCCCTCCGGGCGCAGCTACAGTTTCTGCACGAAATCGGCCCGCCGCTTCACACGGTCGCTGGATAAGCTGACCAAGTGGCTCTACGCGGAAAAACGGCAGGGGTTGGCCTCGAACGATTCGGCTTTCGGCTGA